One Kineococcus radiotolerans SRS30216 = ATCC BAA-149 DNA window includes the following coding sequences:
- a CDS encoding ABC transporter permease, with protein MPAATTAPAPLLAPGHGSGLLDVVRYRYLLKLLVRKEMRVRYRGSVMGLLWSYVKPGVQFAVFYFAMGEFLKLNESVPNFAVYLFSGIVVINFYTEAFGNATRSVVGNAPLIKKIFLPRELFTVSSAWVASIHFLPQLVVLLVACLVTGWRPLPQQLAGALLGFAIVAVLAVGLGLLFGAINVLYRDFENIVDLLLMIVTWTSPVLYDWRKVADAVGGPDSWFMTLYQLNPVTAAVELFHWAFWYPTGDVRTAEVPVVLPPHLLWSGLWGLLIALVLLALGQLVFRRIEGRFAQEL; from the coding sequence GTGCCGGCGGCCACGACCGCCCCGGCACCGCTGCTCGCCCCGGGCCACGGCTCGGGGCTGCTGGACGTGGTCCGCTACCGCTACCTGCTGAAGCTGCTGGTCCGCAAGGAGATGCGGGTCCGCTACCGCGGGTCCGTCATGGGCCTGCTGTGGTCCTACGTGAAGCCGGGCGTGCAGTTCGCCGTCTTCTACTTCGCGATGGGGGAGTTCCTCAAGCTCAACGAGAGCGTCCCCAACTTCGCGGTGTACCTGTTCTCCGGCATCGTGGTCATCAACTTCTACACCGAGGCGTTCGGCAACGCGACGCGCTCGGTGGTGGGCAACGCGCCGCTGATCAAGAAGATCTTCCTGCCCCGCGAGCTGTTCACGGTGTCCTCGGCGTGGGTGGCCTCGATCCACTTCCTGCCGCAGCTGGTGGTGCTGCTCGTGGCGTGCCTCGTCACCGGCTGGCGGCCGCTGCCGCAGCAGCTCGCCGGGGCGCTGCTCGGGTTCGCCATCGTCGCGGTCCTCGCCGTCGGGCTCGGGCTGCTCTTCGGCGCGATCAACGTGCTCTACCGCGACTTCGAGAACATCGTCGACCTGCTGCTGATGATCGTGACCTGGACCTCGCCGGTCCTCTACGACTGGCGGAAGGTCGCCGACGCCGTCGGCGGCCCGGACTCCTGGTTCATGACCCTCTACCAGCTGAACCCGGTGACGGCCGCCGTCGAGCTGTTCCACTGGGCGTTCTGGTACCCCACCGGCGACGTCCGCACCGCCGAGGTCCCCGTCGTCCTGCCGCCGCACCTGCTGTGGTCGGGCCTGTGGGGCCTCCTCATCGCCCTCGTGCTCCTCGCGCTCGGACAGCTCGTGTTCCGCCGCATCGAGGGCCGTTTCGCGCAGGAGCTGTGA